The genomic segment TTTCCCCGTTCGCTTTACCCTTTTTTGGGCAGCGTAAGGATGCAGGGGATGCCCTTGCCGAGCGCGCCCGGCTTCGACATCCGTTCGAGGTACGCGATGCCCCGCGCGCAAGGCGTCTTGCATACGGCGCATACGTCGGACAAGACGACCTTCATCTGAGGCTGGACATGCTCGGCGTGCGCCTTTTTTTTGGCTCCGCCTTTAGCGCTTTTGCTCTGGCTGGCTGGCTTGCTCATCTCGCGCTTCTCCCCCGGCGTCCGTGTGCGGAGCGCCAGAATAATTTATGCATGCAAAAGCCCGGACGCCACCGCCGGTCCGGTATGGGATTTGACATCTTCTGCAACCTCATAAATTATGGTACAGTAATTTAGAATTTACGGTCGGGGGCTCGTAGGGGCTGGTCACGGGAGGCTGCTGATGGATATTCGGATGCTGGGTTGCGGAAGCGCGTTCGCCAAGGAGTTTTACAATAACAACGCCATCGTGTATGCGGGAGGCAAGAAGCTTCTGCTCGACTGCGGGACGACTGCGCATGTCGCCATGCGCAAACTCGGCATCTCCCTGCCCGAGCTCGACGGCGTGCTGGTTACCCATATTCACGCGGATCATGTAGGCGGACTGGAAGAGCTCGCTTTTCAAATGAAGTTCCAGTTCAAACGACGAATTCCGTTATATATCGCAGATACGCTTACGGGCATTTTGTGGGAGCATTCGCTTCGGGGCGGCTTGGAACAAGAAGGCTTGCTCTCGCTCTCCGATTATTTCGACGTCCGGCCGCTGCAGGAAGGCAGACCTTACGAGGTGCTCCCGGGACTGACTGCCGAGCTATTGCGAACGCCTCATATTCCGGGGAAGCTAAGCTACTCCATTTTATTCGGACCGTCTTTTTTCTACTCGTCCGACATGGTTTTCGAGCCCGACCTGCTCCGGCAGCTTGTTGCGGAGCGCGGCGTCAAGACGATTTTTCACGACTGCCAGCTCGAACCGCCCGGCGTCGTACATACTTGTCTTCCGCAGCTGCTGACGCTGCCCGAAGATCTGCAGCGCAAGATTTATCTGATGCATTACGGAGACGACCAGCCTGCGTATGCAGGCCGCAGCGGCGAGATGAGATTCGTCGAACAGCATCGTCTGTACAGCTTTTGACTTTAGAATCCGGTTAAAACAAGGAGGCGAACGTATTGACAGGCTTGTGGATCGGAGCTGCAATCATCGTAGCCGTCATCATCTGGCTAACGATCTGGGTAACGAAAAAGGCCTATTCCAAAAAATGGGAAGGCGATAACGACGAATAAACGTCCTCTTCTACGGACGGCGCGTACACGGTCGTTAACACGGGAGCCGTATCGTCGGGCTTGGGAAACAGGCCGCAGCCGGCAAGCGTTGCGGACGCTCCTGCGATCATCAACCATTTGGCCGTACAACGAGCGCGGCCCTGCTTGCGAACGTTCATCGGGGATTCCTCTTTTCTTCTATCGGATATCCCCAGTCTGTACCGATTGTACCGCTTCTATCCTTCGCGATCGAGCAGCCTTACGACCGCAAGCAGCACCGCGCCGATGAGTCCGAACAGCAAGACGAGCCATAACGTCAACAACGGGATATTGTCCATTCCCGGGAAGCGCCTCCGATTCTGTCCATACTAGCCTTAGATACCGGTATCACCAGTTTACGCGGCGATTGGGCGTATCATCCACGAACCGGCCAAAATTTTATTGAAATCAGTTGTTGACTTCGATCGCTTGTCTTGCTATTATATAAAAGTCCTTCCGATACGATCTGATAGCTCAGCTGGGAGAGCACTACCTTGACAGGGTAGGGGTCACAGGTTCGATCCCTGTTCAGATCACCATACTTATCCATGACAGAAGTCTAGCAGCCGCTAGGCTTCTTTTATTTCGTTCGACATCTCCAGCTGTTTTGTTCGTTACTCCTTCGCTCCCGCACACCTCCCCCGGATTCAATTTTCCTGTCATTTCTTTTCACCCCGTTTAAAGTCAGCCTCCCCTGCTCACAATAACAACCGAAGGAGGGAATTCACCATGTTAAAAACTTCTCGACGCAACGCGCTGCTCGCAGCGACGCTGCTGCTGGCGCTAGCCTCTCCCGCAATGGTCGGCAAGGCCAGCGCCGAGACACCAACCGGAGACGAGCCGTCGGTCTCCCGACAGGTTCAGACGCCGGCTTCAGCCGCGCCGATGCCTGGCGCAGAACGCGTCCATCGCGAGGGCCATCACCACGGCCGCAAGCATCAGCGCAGACTGAACGATATGGCCGAAGTGCTGGGCATGACGCCGCCGCAGCTGATCGACGAGCTCAAGAAAGGCAAGTCGATCGCTCAAATCGGCAAAAGCAAAGGCATGAGCGAGGATCAGCTGATCGGCAAGCTGCTCGATAAAGAACGCGTCCATCTCAAGGAACAAATCAACCGTACCTGGACGGCCGAAGCCAAAAAAAATACGTAACTTGGCCGGTTCCAAATCGCGGGTCGGCGCAAAGCCGACTCGCCGATTTTGGCCCTCGAATTTTTTTTTGAATAAACACTTTACACGACGTTAATCTTCCTCTATAATCAATCAAGTCGCCACCAAACATGATCTGATAGCTCAGCTGGGAGAGCACTACCTTGACAGGGTAGGGGTCACAGGTTCGATCCCTGTTCAGATCACCATACTTAACGACAACAGAGCTCTCGATTTCATCGAAAGCTCTTTTTTATTTTGAGTCGCAGGCCCGTATTGACAATCTCCGGAAAATGATACATTATGTATCCATCAACTTCCCGGAGGAGCTCGCCCGATGAAAAACCGATATCTGCAATTGGATGCGCTGAGGGGATTAGCCGCAGCGATCGTTGTGCTAGGACATGTGTACGCGGTTCATGCAGAGCATTCGGCAATGGCAGCTCTATTGTTCGAGTCCTCCTTCTCCCCTTTCGTTTTTCTCGTGAACGGCCATGCGGCTGTCATCTTTTTCTTTGTACTCAGCGGTTTCGTCCTCTCCCTCCCCATTCTCGGCAGCCGAAAGGTCGCCTACGGGGGCTATATCGTGAAGCGCTTTTTTAGAATCTATGTGCCTTACATCATAAGCATCGCGATAGCCATTCCTTTGCTGGCTTACGCCCCTAAGTTTCAAAGCGAGCTGTTCCCGCCCGCATACAATGCCAATTGGACGCATTCGCTCAACGTCAAAGAGATCGTCAGTCATGTGATCGCGATCGGCCCCTTCAGGACCGTCGATCTGAACGGCGTTATTTGGACGCTTGTACATGAAATGCGGATCTCGATCGTCTTCCCTTTCGTCGTCTTGATCCTGTTGGCCCGCAAATGGGGTACAACGTTGATCTTGCTGCCTGCGCTATCCGCAATGTCCGCCATGGCGATCTCTTACGCTCACATCGACGCAGCAGACACGCTTCATTATTTGTCTTTTTTTATACTGGGCATGCTCATCGCCAAATACAAAAGCGAGCTAATCGGATTCATCGGCGAACGTCTCGCACATATCCGTTGGGTTTTTTGGATCGCAGGTTTTTTCGTTTTTAATTACGGTTCCTTCATCGAAAAAAGTTTGGCGGGCACTCAAACGGCGTTTCCTTTCGGGTGGATGGCCGGAGACTACACATACGCAATCGGCGTGTGCGCCATTCTTGTTTTGTCCCTCTCGTCGCCCCGGGCGACCTATTGGCTTACGCGCAAACCGCCTGTTTTTCTCGGAAAAATATCGTTCAGCTTGTATTTGTACCACTTCCTGATCCTGCTTTCTTTCATGCATTATTTCTACGGCCGCGCCTCTTTTTATCTGCTGCTGCCTTCGGCAGTCGCCCTTTCCTTGGCCGTAGGTTACCTGGGCTATAAATATATCGAGCTGCCGTCCATCGCGCTTGGCAGACGAATTGCAGGCAAGCTGAACCGCGAGCCGAAGAACAGGGTCCGGCTTCGCAACGACGGAAAGGAAAATCAAGCGGCCGTCTGAGACCGTTGGAAATACGACACCATTTCAATAGGGCCGCTCGACGAAGGAAGCTCTCAAGGCTTCCTTTTTTGTTTGCTGCAACCTTTCTGCGCAACCTTACGTTTTAGTGGTTGACCGATCGGGAAAAACAATCCATACAAGGAGGACACGATCATGAAAAAATCGTACAAGAGCTTGTTTGTTCTACTCGCCGTCTTGCTGTTCACCCTGAGCGCAAGCGGCTCCGCGTTCGCCTTCAACGATATCGACAAGGATGCCGGCAAAAGCTACATCGAACAGCTTCAAAAGAAAGGCCTGATCAAAGGCGACGGCAGTGGGATGTTCAAGCCGAAAAGCGCGCTTACGGCGCAATCGGCCGTCCTGCTCATCGTGAACGGATTCGGACTCAACATCGACAACATCCGGTTTATCAAGGAGCCCAAGGCGAGCGACTTCTTTACGAAGGTCAAGGACGATGCGTATTATGCCAAAGCCTTCATCGTCGCGAACCTGAACGGCCTCGAGATCCCGCGCGACATCGACCCGAACGGCAAAGTCACGCGCGAGCAATTCGCGCACTGGATCTTCAAGGCGATCAGCAAAAAGGGCGACTATGCCTGGATCGAAATGTACCAAACGTTCAAAGACGAGGATAAAGTCACGAAAGGCTACATGGACAGCGTCCAAAAGCTGCTCGTCGGCAAAATCGCTTCGCTCGACAACGGGAAATTCCGTCCGAAGGATGCAATCACGCGCAGCGAAGCCGCGGTCATCCTCGCCAAGGCGCTCGCGTTCGTGAAAAACACGCAGCCCGTGCCTCCGGCAGAGCCCGAGCAGCCCGCTTCTCCGCTGACTGAAGTCAAGCTGACGAGCGAGGCTTACGGCAGCGAAGCGCTGAAAGTCACGATATCCGCCCAAGCTCCGCATCCGGGCTATGGCATCGAAATCGCGAACGTCGCTTTTAAGGATAAGCAAGCGATCGTCACCTATCGAATCGTCAAGCCCGACCCGGCGGCGCTTTACCCGCAAGTGATCACGACGGTCAAAGCGACCGTTTACGTAAGCAACGCCTACACCCCGGTTCTTGGCGGCGAGGCAAAATAATTGACGCAAAAAAAGAGCCGCCGGGAACATCTCCGGCGGCTCTTTTTTTTGCGTGCACAGCTTCAGCCGCGGCCGCCCGTATCGGCTTCCTCAGCGGACGCCGCAGTCTCCTGCCGCATGCGCTCCGTCTCCCCTGCCGTCAATTCGGGCACGCACCAATCGATCGGCTTAAGGCCGGCTTGCCGAAGGTAGTCGTTCGCCTTGGAGAACGGCCGGCTGCCAAGAAAGCCGTTGTGCGCGGACAAGGGGCTCGGATGCGCAGATGCGATTACGAAGTGCTTGCTTTTATCGATAAAAGCCGCTTTCTTCTGCGCATGGCTGCCCCACAGGATGAACACGAGCGGCTCTTGCCGCTCGTTCAGCGCCGCTACGACGGCGTCCGTGAACCTTTCCCAGCCTAGTCCCTTGTGAGAGTTGGCCTCCCCTTCCCGTACCGTCAGCACTGCATTTAGCAGCAGCACGCCCTGCTTCGCCCAATGCGATAGATTGCCATGGCTTGGAACCGGGCAGCCGAGATCGCTCTGAAGCTCCTTGAAAATATTGCGAAGCGACGGCGGCTGCCGCACGCCAGGCAGTACGGAAAAGCTGAGACCGTGCGCCTGTCCCGCGCCATGATACGGATCCTGGCCAAGGATGACGACCTTCGCATTCCGATAGGAAGTCAGATGAAGCGCCTCGAAAATATGGTGCATGTCCGGAAAGACCGTCCGCTCGCGGTATTCGGCCGCCAATTGCGTTCGGAGCGTCTTATAATAGGGTTTGTCCAGTTCGGGTTGCAGCAGGGGCTCCCAATCGTTCTTGAACACCGCTGGCATAGGCACGCCTCCTGATTTATGATAGCTATGAAGCGATTCTATTATATCAGAATCGATCTGTTCGCCCAAAAGGCAAAGGAGACGCGTCCCATGACTTCAATCTGCTGGTACGACAACGCATTCCTGCCCGAGGAGGAAGTGCGGATCTCGCCGTATGACCGCGGCTATAACTTCGGGGACGGCATCTACGAGGTATTCCGCGTCTATGGCGGCCGATTGTTCGAAGCAGAAGCGCACTTCGAACGGCTGCGGCTTAGCGCAGAAGGGCTTAAGCTCGCATTGCCCTGGGGAATCGAGGGACTGCGCGCGGCAATGAGCGAATTGGTGGAGCGGAACGCGCTGTCCGAAGGCACCGTGTATCTGCAAATTACGCGCGGAGTCGCGCCTCGCAATCATCTCTTCCCTGCCGGCGCCGCCCCCGTCGCGCTTGCGTATACGCGCGAAGTAGCGCGCCCCGTTCAAGCGATGGATCAAGGCATATCGGCCATCACGCTCGAGGATATCCGCTGGCTGCACTGTAATTACAAGACGCTGAACCTGCTTGCCAACGTGCTCGCAAAGCAAGAAGCGGCGGAACGCGGCGCCGCGGATGCCGTCCTGCACCGGAACAGCACCGTGACCGAAAGCAGCGCGTCCAACGTCATGATCGTCAAAGACGGCGTACTTGTCACGCATCCGGCGAACAACCTGATTTTGCACGGCGTCACGCGCGCCGTAACGCTTCGACTGGCACGCGCCGCGGAGATCCCTGCCGAAGAGCGCCCCTTCTCTCTGGACGAGCTGTACGGCGCCGATGAGGCGTTCGTGACGGGCACGACCGTGGAGATCACGCCGATCGTGTCCGTGGACGGCCGCAAGATCGG from the Cohnella hashimotonis genome contains:
- a CDS encoding MBL fold metallo-hydrolase is translated as MLMDIRMLGCGSAFAKEFYNNNAIVYAGGKKLLLDCGTTAHVAMRKLGISLPELDGVLVTHIHADHVGGLEELAFQMKFQFKRRIPLYIADTLTGILWEHSLRGGLEQEGLLSLSDYFDVRPLQEGRPYEVLPGLTAELLRTPHIPGKLSYSILFGPSFFYSSDMVFEPDLLRQLVAERGVKTIFHDCQLEPPGVVHTCLPQLLTLPEDLQRKIYLMHYGDDQPAYAGRSGEMRFVEQHRLYSF
- a CDS encoding acyltransferase family protein gives rise to the protein MKNRYLQLDALRGLAAAIVVLGHVYAVHAEHSAMAALLFESSFSPFVFLVNGHAAVIFFFVLSGFVLSLPILGSRKVAYGGYIVKRFFRIYVPYIISIAIAIPLLAYAPKFQSELFPPAYNANWTHSLNVKEIVSHVIAIGPFRTVDLNGVIWTLVHEMRISIVFPFVVLILLARKWGTTLILLPALSAMSAMAISYAHIDAADTLHYLSFFILGMLIAKYKSELIGFIGERLAHIRWVFWIAGFFVFNYGSFIEKSLAGTQTAFPFGWMAGDYTYAIGVCAILVLSLSSPRATYWLTRKPPVFLGKISFSLYLYHFLILLSFMHYFYGRASFYLLLPSAVALSLAVGYLGYKYIELPSIALGRRIAGKLNREPKNRVRLRNDGKENQAAV
- a CDS encoding S-layer homology domain-containing protein; this translates as MKKSYKSLFVLLAVLLFTLSASGSAFAFNDIDKDAGKSYIEQLQKKGLIKGDGSGMFKPKSALTAQSAVLLIVNGFGLNIDNIRFIKEPKASDFFTKVKDDAYYAKAFIVANLNGLEIPRDIDPNGKVTREQFAHWIFKAISKKGDYAWIEMYQTFKDEDKVTKGYMDSVQKLLVGKIASLDNGKFRPKDAITRSEAAVILAKALAFVKNTQPVPPAEPEQPASPLTEVKLTSEAYGSEALKVTISAQAPHPGYGIEIANVAFKDKQAIVTYRIVKPDPAALYPQVITTVKATVYVSNAYTPVLGGEAK
- a CDS encoding uracil-DNA glycosylase — protein: MPAVFKNDWEPLLQPELDKPYYKTLRTQLAAEYRERTVFPDMHHIFEALHLTSYRNAKVVILGQDPYHGAGQAHGLSFSVLPGVRQPPSLRNIFKELQSDLGCPVPSHGNLSHWAKQGVLLLNAVLTVREGEANSHKGLGWERFTDAVVAALNERQEPLVFILWGSHAQKKAAFIDKSKHFVIASAHPSPLSAHNGFLGSRPFSKANDYLRQAGLKPIDWCVPELTAGETERMRQETAASAEEADTGGRG
- the dat gene encoding D-amino-acid transaminase; translated protein: MTSICWYDNAFLPEEEVRISPYDRGYNFGDGIYEVFRVYGGRLFEAEAHFERLRLSAEGLKLALPWGIEGLRAAMSELVERNALSEGTVYLQITRGVAPRNHLFPAGAAPVALAYTREVARPVQAMDQGISAITLEDIRWLHCNYKTLNLLANVLAKQEAAERGAADAVLHRNSTVTESSASNVMIVKDGVLVTHPANNLILHGVTRAVTLRLARAAEIPAEERPFSLDELYGADEAFVTGTTVEITPIVSVDGRKIGDGRPGPLTRRLQREFSAAIGLEQ